From the genome of Prochlorococcus marinus XMU1419, one region includes:
- a CDS encoding SemiSWEET family sugar transporter codes for MNVDIFGYFAAILTTAAFLPQLVKTIKTKKADDVSLTTLIMFIVGVFSWIIYGFKISSTPILIANLITLILNLLILISKVYFSKTLNN; via the coding sequence ATGAATGTAGATATATTTGGATATTTTGCGGCGATCTTAACAACAGCTGCATTTTTACCTCAATTGGTAAAGACTATAAAAACAAAAAAAGCAGATGATGTTTCTTTGACGACTTTGATAATGTTTATTGTTGGAGTCTTTTCTTGGATAATTTACGGTTTTAAAATTTCATCTACACCAATATTGATTGCTAATTTGATTACCTTAATTTTAAACCTCCTAATATTGATATCGAAAGTATATTTTTCAAAGACTTTGAATAATTAA
- a CDS encoding AEC family transporter has protein sequence MGLLLKEGIDINLLKSAFLAFSLIGFLIILINISPIFKNRLSNYTLQLAGLIGNTSFLGIPIAIALLPSTTINFTIGFDLGTTLFAWIFGPFFLQEKPEKNNIPNIQGLLNALINSPASRGIIGVLVAYLIHVDEILGNYLWIPARIVIALAIIIVGTRLGIITNQKSKIFDLNEEIKYSIFLKLFILPFIVFLISKLLNFDFYQSSAVILQAGTPTAISTILMAEAYNVKQEIASKILFTTTLISIVTIPLLKILMNALS, from the coding sequence ATGGGCCTTTTGTTAAAGGAGGGTATAGATATAAATCTTCTAAAAAGCGCATTTTTAGCATTCTCCCTAATTGGATTTTTAATAATCTTAATAAATATATCCCCAATTTTTAAAAATAGGCTTTCAAATTACACATTGCAGTTAGCAGGTCTAATAGGTAATACATCATTTCTTGGAATACCAATTGCAATCGCTCTTCTACCTTCGACAACTATTAACTTCACTATCGGATTTGACTTAGGGACAACACTATTTGCTTGGATATTTGGACCTTTTTTTCTTCAAGAAAAACCAGAAAAAAATAACATCCCAAATATCCAAGGCCTATTAAACGCATTAATAAATAGTCCTGCGTCAAGAGGTATCATTGGAGTTCTTGTAGCATATCTCATACATGTAGATGAGATATTAGGCAATTACCTTTGGATACCTGCAAGGATAGTTATCGCTTTAGCAATAATAATAGTGGGAACAAGGCTGGGAATAATTACAAATCAAAAGAGTAAAATTTTTGATCTTAATGAAGAAATTAAATATTCAATTTTTTTAAAGTTGTTTATTCTTCCTTTTATTGTTTTTTTGATAAGTAAATTATTGAATTTTGACTTCTATCAGTCATCAGCAGTAATACTTCAAGCAGGAACCCCAACTGCAATATCAACAATATTAATGGCAGAGGCTTATAACGTGAAGCAAGAAATAGCGTCGAAAATTCTTTTTACTACAACTTTAATTTCAATAGTTACAATTCCTCTTTTAAAAATTCTTATGAATGCATTAAGCTAG